One stretch of Plasmodium relictum strain SGS1 genome assembly, contig: PRELSG_00_v1_86, whole genome shotgun sequence DNA includes these proteins:
- a CDS encoding fam-h protein translates to MNRGQNVILNISLYLGYYSLVAKNFFTTDMSTLKIYNKKEKKKVLNYIMRFFMFIFLLWVSQCSDNGVSFISWNYENELKNVLNLGIKRSLTENKNMEMQAKEGSNFCEHVVVTEETLESWNKLNNIGESVDAKEGNEIEIEKKNQKVKSNERILGICKNNFKLIILSLALLLSIFSFTFAVIYMTSYNLSIHLPIFEFSIIPILIIAIFLAYEEVKIRRKNKFK, encoded by the exons atgaacagGGGACAAAATGTTATCTTGAATATTAGTCTATATCTCGGTTACTACTCTCTTGTAGctaaaaatttctttactACAGATATGTcaactttaaaaatatacaataaaaaagagaaaaaaaaagtattaaattatattatgaGATTTTTTATGTTCATCTTTTTATTATGGGTATCACAATGTTCTGATaat GGGGTTTCTTTTATATCATGGAATTacgaaaatgaattaaaaaacgTACTTAATTTAGGAATTAAAAGATCATTaacagaaaataaaaatatggaaaTGCAAGCAAAAGAAGGATCAAATTTCTGTGAACATGTAGTTGTAACAGAAGAAACTTTAGAATCATGGAATAAGCTAAATAATATAGGGGAGAGTGTAGATGCAAAAGAAGGAAATGAAATAGAgatagaaaagaaaaatcaaaaagTAAAATCTAATGAAAGAATTTTAggaatatgtaaaaataattttaaactaATTATATTGTCTCTTGCTCTTCTCctatcaattttttcttttacattTGCTGTAATATATATGACTTCATATAATTTAAGTATTCATCTTCCGATTTTTGAGTTTTCTATCATAcctattttaattattgcAATATTTCTAGCTTACGAAGAAGTCAAAATTAGacgtaaaaataaatttaagtaa